The DNA sequence GCGAAGCCAAAGAAATGCAACGTGTTTCAGCGAAATTTTGCTCTGGATCTTGAATCCGCAGTTTAGTCTAGATCTGACACCACAGGAGTCGGCAGTTTTATCTGcaatgtaaacaacaaccaGTCCAATGAGGTAAAACTGCCGACTTCTGTGAGATCACGTTCGTATTCTTATTCTTAGTTAATCTCTGATATATTCTACCTCCGAATGGCAGAGCTCAATGCTAGGATTTTTGAcaataatatgattacggtgtgaccgttggggcgagcgcagcatatctgaatacattttcaaaaaatttatattgaaaacaaggaaaactgatctggttcactgtcaatacgtaggattactgtcttgctcttctcggcaatgtaggaaccagtttagcgggaaatacaacgagcgtgttgtgacgtagcctggtagttgtgacgtgactgtttacatttctttagacaatatttcaaaaagaatatgattttcatcctttcctttcaaataagaaaggtttgtaatacttcaaagattttttttattattattttacgaatcgaaccatccgccattttgtacgagagacttctgggattggcgtcaaaaaaaattcttgttagaggttgagatttagctcggattatttcccgcgctctagtcattagagctcgcagtacgagccagcgctctgcgctggctcgctgcgctcgctattacATATTTATGGATAAAATTGCCAACAGTGGGAACTCCTGTGGTCATAAtgtcagcgagattcgtcgaggctggatatttgtaCTTGCGCCTCTTCcaaatctcagaccagtgtcgcACAAAGTGATttgggaaatcttgcctgaacttcagTCGCCTGTTGCAATTAAAGTGTGTTTAACTGAATTTCTTGTCTGCTTCAACTTTTTGCCTTAGACATACTATTAACTCcccacaatgaaacatgcatttcttacctttacatgatgtaaataaagttggctattttcgaaacAGTTGCAAACaaccaccatttcatatttaccttctcAGCACGGAAGAGTTCCAATATTCTATTTCATGACAGTTGTACTACGATTGgaaatacagaacttactgattgacaattactttgtgcaaagcatttaagcataaaaattaaaagtaataaaaagaaaactgtaatTTTTACTCAGTCTATTTGAAGGTGTTTTAAACTATCGAAACTCTTCAGCgttgagaaggtaaatatgaaatggtggctgTTGCAAATGGCCTGCCatgtattttgattaattacacattttgtatgtgtttacccgttttaaaaaacaacttttCTGTTTTTAAGGTAAATAATAATTTGCATGGGGAAAAATTTCtgaagaattattttttaagttttgaatgaattttgaaGATACACATAGCAACAGCTAATTGTTTACTGTGGAAACTAAAATTGTTTGGGTATGATATATGGCACATAAACCTCTGCTTTCTGTTATGATGGCTAAACCATAGGTCCTGGTGTAACCTAAACGTTAACAAAGCAGATTTTCCTGTATTTAATAAAGCAGATTTACTTGTATCTAATAAAGCAGATTTACTTGTATCTAATAAAGCAGATTTACCTGTATCTAATAAAGCAGATTTTCCTGtatttaataaatacatgtataggcattaaaaattaattccattgtattttattgacattttaTAAAAGTTGATCATTTATGATGCAACTTTCACAGAACTATTGACCAATATAAAAGTGTTATTATACagttatggactgtttagcaggagACATCACAAATCATCAGGTCTTAGTAGGTTTATCACCTGAGGGTGCCTGTGCACCTGAgggtgataaccctactaagacctgataatttgtgatgtctccctgctaaacagtccataatagttttattatcctgaagaatctgaacgttaaaaaaactatcacacatttattgacttgtgtcatgtgctttttttttttttttttttttttatttaaaatgtgAACAAATTCATAATAACTTTCtctgcagaaaattctgataacttttcaatagttttcgagGAGTGAAATAAATGTTGCCCTCAACTACATACATTGAAACTTTcaattgtgacatcacattagaatgacgcaaaaacaaaacgtcaaacgtaaacattttgtaacatatttcaagacaaaaacgtaaacatcaagtgaaatgcaaaattgcattagaatggaaatatatttcttctcgaTTCTTATTTGTGACTGTTAATGTTGACGCTGAAGTTTATGATTTACGACCCCGCTTATTTTCCTATGGTTACTTTGCTCGCTTAAGTTATCTTctaaagggagacaacacagttATCACCCTGCAcgtgagggagacatcacaaattgtCTCCCTCCACATGACCAGCCCACGACCAATAaaattgactgtattattctgaaggataataattatgtttgtcataaatttcAGTGAAAAAGAAATCATGAGATTACATCTAAATCATGAATAGATACCAAAAGGCATACACTAGCCTCTAGTTGTGTCCAATATCTTTCCTTACATTTTGGATTTTTGCAAGTTTAAGGTATTTCTAATTAGCACTGGGGCAGAAGTCCTCACAGTTTCAGAACAACTGCTCTCTTATTACAACAGTGAACTTTTAAGTTTCACAAATACTGCAATGTACCCTTATGTACTAGTACATGGTAGCAAATAATTCATCAGTTCTTATTTTACAACGGAAATTTCTTCTACATTGTACTTTTTATTTTAGTGAGAGAAAATGCCAAAGAATTAAACAAACAGTATGACAAGTCAGAAAATGATTTGAAGGCTCTGCAAAGTGTAGGCCAGATTGTTGGTGAGGTCCTGAAGCAATTAACAGAGGAAAAATTCATCGTCAAAGCAACAAATGGACCAAGGTACGTGGTGGGCTGTAGAAGACAGTTAGACAAAAGTAAGCTTAAGCCGGGAACTCGGGTGGCTCTGGACATGACTACACTGACAGTAATGCGATATTTACCTCGGGAGGTGGATCCATTGGTTTATAACATGTCGGTGGAGGACCCTGGTGAAATCAGCTATAATCAGATTGGTGGACTTGGAGAGCAGATCAGAGAACTTAGAGAGGTAAGTTAAATGTGGAGAGAGGTAGGTTAAatggtaggggggggggggggggtgtcattgGGAGCTTTaattaagatttcatttatagtCATTCATATACACGTAATTTATACTGTAGAGTCCTCATATTATGCAATACCTTGATTTGGGGGGAATGTTGTTCAGCATCATTTCACAAGATTGTAAAATGATCACCAATGCTCAGGGGTGGGTGATACACATACCTTATGATATTTGTATCTCGATATTGATAGAATCCTACATTAATTTGATAGGGAAATCCCACCTCTGGGACAAGATTCAGTCTCTTCTGCTGTTCAATCCTGTTCATGCAATATTTTTTGCATGGATAAGATATTTCATAGAACGAATCTTGTCACAGAGGTGGAATTTCACAATGCCACACTAGTAAATAACGAAGGAGTATTTTTCTCACATATTATCCACAGTTTAGTGCATTGATTCAatagctttgagaaaattcaaaattatcaaaatcctcatttgaataTACGAAGGCTGTtcaatatgtaatgtgtgtTGTGCCACAGCGCAGTAATGCTTTGCACGATTTCATGGATGAttatactcttgaatagctctattcaatacctttccaacggtataaacactaGCCCTCAgatccacatagttttaaacttatagtcatttcaatagagccagtcgttgaccactgttgtaaaaatggttgagaaacgggttgagaatatcgaagaaattagagcttatataaaagtttgcacaaaactcagtcattcggtaatgcagattattactgaattgggggaagtttatgggtctgataaggtatcttatgagacagtacataggtggagaaagaaatttctgactggcacagagtccgtcaaagatgcagcaaaatctggccaacctgtgactgtaacaggcaaggcaaatgtctcaaaagtcagggaaataattggaGGTGATGGCAGacacacgattcgtgatattgccaaagctgttggcatatcgctatcttgggtgcatttcattttgaagccttttttgaaagtacgaaagatttctgccagattgcatatattgacagatgaccaaaaatggGTATGAGTACAAActgctaagcaattgctcaaaatgtttctgaaattcaatcaaagacaatttgcaaacattgttactggtgacaaaccatgggttcactatttcgaaccagtaagaaaaattggaaacaaaatatggccaactaaacacggtagaaggcctgtagttgccaaaagaaccataagcttAAAGAAGGtgtctttattgcatattcttcttgtgtgatggtatagccgtacaaattccggtgtcgaagggcaaaagtgttacaggtcagtattaccgagatgttatactaaaatagctcaagaaatattatcataaatgacaccctgtgtcaggatttaggcatgtttgtctacttcatgataatgctccatcacatacatctgagctggTGAAGCAATTTTTTAAGTTGGAGAAGGTTACTtaccacacccaccatactctccaaatctagccccatgcgactttttccaaaacttaataAGTTCTTATCTGGTTGTCGTTACAAGTTctgacaagcccttggctcagccatcaatCAGTGcttcagaggtctacctaaatcagtataccgtgacgcatttcagaaatggattcagagatagaaattatgtatttaaaaCCGCGGAGAATGCAtgtactttgaagggatgtaatgctcctttcactatttgagtctaATGCTTTtaagatatcgtacaatacacattacatatcgaacagccctcgtatatgTAAAAACTACGCAACATGAAAGAGCATAcccaaaaatggtttacactatgAGTGTAAACAACTAAACCTAAGACTGTCTACCagaaaaaatggaagaaaacaatacaaaatatttgacttcaccgtgtaacgtaaatcatagaaaatatatgaagtCACAATCAAGCAGCAGTgcgagacagaaaaatctcacatggctaaAGTTGGTCTCACATTGGTGATTATGTGAGAAATcaatgtacaatatatgtatttcaatattataataattcataaaattgTAACAGAATAAGTATTATCATTTTGACAGTAttcaacaaaatatgatgaaaaaattaaatcacATTTGCTTTGAAATTGATAACATTTATACTGTATGTGCATGGTGGGTTCTCAATATCAGGCATATGTTGATTATTTTCTGCAATAGTAGCCATTTACCATGCTTGCACTAGTGGCAACAAAAGacatggatatacatgtatctattaaGAAGTTGTATCAATATATTATCCCATCTCTACtgtaaatctacatgtaattagtatTTAATAAGTAAAATCAAGAGAGGGTACTTTGTAAATTAACACGAATATTAATTACCTATGTATAgaaaggaatctacagtattatGTTTATCATTCATAATTCAATTTTCACAGTGTACATGTCTTTTACAATTTACTAGGTGATAGAACTTCCTCTGATGAATCCTGAGTTGTTTCAGAGAGTCGGAATAACACCCCCTAAAGGCTGCCTGTTGTATGGACCCCCAGGAACAGGAAAGACATTGTTAGCCCGGGCTGTTGCTAGTCAACTGGATGCCAACTTCCTTAAGGTGAATGAAGACTTTACAATACTCTATGCATGATGCAACTGTATGCACATAAATACTGAAAACATGTacttatacatgtgtgtgtggtTGATATGCTTTTAGTGAAATACTCCCTATTAGCTAATTTGATTTCCTTTTGATTGTATTTCTAAACAAACAAGAAAAgacaaattatacaaaaaagCCTCctaatttacaaaatatcaatcatTCTTTCTTAAATAAGACTCCTACATTACATGTACTGAGGACCATGACAAAATTCCATTGGCCAACTGTCAAATAAAGTATTGAGGTCTTCATTCCTGCTAAAATGAAAGACACTGGAAAAACAAGttttgggttgttgttttttttttaagttccAACTTAACTGAGTGACTATGATCATCATAAAGATTTTTCAATGATGAGTTGCTTGAATGTAGTATATTCATCTGTTCATATTActgaaattatttaaaaattgttgGTTTATATATAAATCTACAAATACTAGAAAGCTAAACATATGTAGGTCATACTGTTGCCAAAGGGATAATTAGTCCGGTAATTtatagcaaaatatttttttcttcaaaatatcagAAATGATTCTTTTAATATGCCTTGTTGTTTTCTGATTACCAATCTAAATGTTTAGTAATGATGCTGAAGTAATATGTtatattaaattcaaaactgATTTCAATGCCTAGCTGCTCTTGAACCTATCTGTTACTAAGGCATCGtgggaaacccacggttgattacgcttcgttcctctctccatcagatgatggagagaggaacgaagcgtaatcaaccatGGGTTTCCAACGATGTTACTAAGGTGAAgtcagaattttgaaaatattcagcTTCAGTATGTTAGTTTAAATTGATTCACCATAGAATCATAATTACGATGGAACATGTCAATGGATGTCAAAGCATTTTACtgatttaatgaattacaaTTTTCAATAGTTTTTATACTGCTTTATTTGATATGTTGCTAGATTTAACTCGTACAAACCAACTTATACACAGGAAGTCAGTTTATACATAAATACTTCTGTACAAGTTGACTGTTTATCTCATACACAAAAATTACATACTTGCGAGAGAGCTCATCAACTCGTGTTTACCCACAAAGATATCATTTTACAAGATtaatgatatttaattgaagattgatctaataaaattatttttcttttgtgAAGGTTGTGTCAAGTGCAATTGTTGATAAGTATATTGGAGAAAGTGCCAGGCTGATCCGAGAAATGTTCGCATTTGCCAGAGACCATGAGCCATGTATCATATTTATGGACGAGATTGATGCTATAGGTTTGTACCATTGAGTTGTAAACATGGTAAAAGATTTCCATCTActggctattccagcaaaaacatattggggagggggggggggggggaaggcagttgatattattttgtatggCTGGTGGTGATTTGGGAAATTGTATTTATATGGGTAGTGGTGAGTTGgggaaaatgtatttgtatgggtgTTAAAAAAATATGGGTGCTagttaataatgataaaaatgaagaCATTACAGAGTCTGTATCATGTTGCAAAATTTCGTTTATTATAAAAGAAGAGGAAGAAGAAAAGCAGAGCCATTCTACAttacatatgaaaaaaattgttaaatggGCAGATGACTCTATTCAATGTAAATGTTTCAGTTTATATAGAAATGACAACAATAATAAATGAAAACGAAATGTTTTCTGTTGGAGTGACATTAAAAGTAACACCATCTCCAGATATCATCTAAATTAAGTGATATTTTATAGTGAACTTGGAAGGAAACGAGAAGAAAATTAAATTTGGGTAATTTGTTAATAAATCACCACAAATTCTGGCTTATCTGGAAAATAGTTGCATGCACATTAGGATTAAGACCAATATGAACTTGTTAAAACTGAACTCTACCTTTAAAGGAAAATGTTAATATACAGGTGATTTCAGTATTGAATTCTTAATTcaacatgtatttgtatgggtggtggtggcaggggagaatctatttgtatgggtggtggtagcagaggaaaatttaattgtatgggtggctgtcttaaaaataaagtggcccccccccccccatattttttttgctggaatagccctaccTAAAAACTTAAAATAAACTACTCATTTTACTTTTTTCCTTAGcttctatcaaaattttatagaCAATACATCAGCTGAAGTTGTGTGTTGCACATATTGACAcaaatttgtctttttaaatAGCATTCACTGTACAAGAATTGAACCAACTTGTTAATTGACAGAAATAAGTAAATACTTGGATCATTTATTACTgtatggtgggtttttttcactGGGTGATAAATTTGACTTATTTTAGGGGCTAGATAGCTTTCCACCAAAAATTTTACTTGCCAATTATGCACCCAAATTGTGACATCAGTATTTGCATACCTTTAAACCAGCAAATCACCAAATTTCAGACCCGCAGGGGGAAAAAAATGCTACTGATATTGACATATTAGCCAGTCATTCCTAAGAtagcaattaaaaaaattcttgagcaaaatattttgattggtatattataaaaaaagaCAATTATTGAGCCAAATACTTAATTAACATGCACTTGGGCCTCTGGTTCAGTTGAACTAAACTAATAGTAGACCAATTTTGTTACAGGTGGAAGAAGATTTTCAGAGGGGACATCAGCTGATAGAGAAATTCAAAGAACTTTGATGGAGGTACACtcaatataatacatgtaaacatacttcgtttttaaattttttacatCAAAGTGATTACTCAAAGACACTCGAAATTTGAAGCAAGATAAGTAGTGTACATCCTTAAATGTATCACTTATTTTAGCAAGTTTAGTCTTTATAGAGCTTATTCTGCTAGTTACTCGTGAACAGATTTTACTGGCATTGGAGTTTACAGCCACCTCCAGCTCTCTGTCAATGGTAGACTAATAGATACTGTGATTGTTTGCAGTTGCTGAATCAGATGGACGGTTTTGATGCTCTGGGTCAGGTTAAAATGATCATGGCTACAAACCGACCTGATACATTAGATCCTGCCTTACTCAGACCAGGGCGTCTAGACAGAAAAATAGGTAATGGATTTCTCAGCAATGTGTTGTCTCTGTTCCTTTCTATTTGgcatattgtatttaaaaaattgtaataGTCAATTATTCTTTGGAACTGGCAATATGTTTATTCTAATAAAATGACAGCTTGTCTATGGAAGGTCAGTACTGGAATCCCAAATAAACCACTGAAAATTGATTTGGTGTGAATTCTCTCCAAGGAAAACCTCTGAAAAGACCATCTTGTGGAGAAGTAAAATTGCTGATCATGTGAAAAAAATATCCCTGTAGCTATATTATGCTGCATACAGAGATTCAAAAGTCTacataaaaattgattttaattattcGATGCACTTGGGTAAGCCGAGGATGACCAGTGACACATTTGATTGTGAGCTGGAATTACTTGCATCCCACTGGGTGAGCTGATTGAGACGAAATTTTTTTAATAGACACAGTCGGCTTCAAGATGTTGTCCTAGGTGACAGTATTATCGAGAGTGGCTTATTTTAAGACATAATGTTTTTAATCCAGGTAcactgatgaaataaacatcatttgTAGAAGTGTTTGTCTTTTCTATGCCAAATGTTTATTAGATAGAAAGGCAACATTTTTCATTAGTGTACTTTAGCCAGGTCACTGATTCTTAGTGCGTCCCGAGTAAAACCGTATACACTATGTGCCTCAGTCCTTGTATAGTTTGCCGGGATTTTAttagaatcaagtatgctaatACTCTGTCTGGACATCTTAATGTACAGATGTAGTTCtctgtaagcaatacaatagCTCTTGAAGAATAGAAATTCACTATTAAGTATTTTGGTATTTGTTACTATTtggtataaatatattttttgctcacctgagctaaaagctcaagtgagtttttctgatcgcctgttgtccatctgtaaactttttagattttcaacatcttctccagaatcactgggccaattgcaaccaaacttggcaaaaagcatccttgggtgaagggctttcaagtttgttcaaatgaagagccatgtcCTCtgtaaaggggagataatcacaaaaatgtaaaaaaaatagggtggggtcatttaaaaatcttcttttcaagaatcaATGGGCCAGAAGATCttaaatttaaatgaaagcttcctgacatagtgcagattcaattttttttaaaatccttgCCCCagaggttggatggggccacaatagagaatcaaagttttacatgtgaatatatagagaaaatctttaaatatgggccaaggtgactccaAGTGAGCGATATGGTCCATGGACCTCTTATTTAAATAATCAGctgtatatttttatgtctC is a window from the Ostrea edulis chromosome 5, xbOstEdul1.1, whole genome shotgun sequence genome containing:
- the LOC125649030 gene encoding 26S proteasome regulatory subunit 10B; translation: MAAPVTDSVREKALADYRKKLLEHKELEARLKEMRENAKELNKQYDKSENDLKALQSVGQIVGEVLKQLTEEKFIVKATNGPRYVVGCRRQLDKSKLKPGTRVALDMTTLTVMRYLPREVDPLVYNMSVEDPGEISYNQIGGLGEQIRELREVIELPLMNPELFQRVGITPPKGCLLYGPPGTGKTLLARAVASQLDANFLKVVSSAIVDKYIGESARLIREMFAFARDHEPCIIFMDEIDAIGGRRFSEGTSADREIQRTLMELLNQMDGFDALGQVKMIMATNRPDTLDPALLRPGRLDRKIEICLPNEQSRLEILKIHAQPIAKHGEIDWEAVVKLSDDFNGADLRNVCTEAGMFAIRAERDYVIEEDFMKAVRKVADNKKLETKLDYKPV